The following proteins are co-located in the Candidatus Cloacimonadota bacterium genome:
- a CDS encoding ATP-binding protein, with product MLEKHLFDILQKAIETLRLGITVTNLERKIIYVNPADAKMHGYSVEELYGTDAIIYSTNKEREKASLEEIQRWNGMMRESSNKRKDGSTFPVRLISEIIKDETDIPIAIITICEDITHLKELEEQIISTKKMEYLRILTSGVAHDFNNILTGLLNGVQIAEKKISSGEEITSTMDFLHDSILHAKAIFDNLFSFSKGNAELVKQNVNISDFIRKNAELVLKNSIEKYTFNCTKDSYNISVDKGQLAQVVQNIILNAAQSMPDGGKIEVIIRQIKISQHEKLTPGKYIELSFQDQGEGISKENIARIFTPLFSTKKDGNGLGLVFSKLIIENHGGNIEVESCIGEGTTFKIYLPANEENKFVVKEEVDLDTSIKNLKILLVEDDEFLINIFSRILSDYDIIVDFAKTGMNAVKKIKEKLQTPNSFDLVVIDLNLMNSISGTETIEKIREVDSKVKSVITSGDKSNKVIKNFSDYGFSAVLNKPYTCDDIIKIINRLFT from the coding sequence ATGTTAGAAAAACACCTTTTTGATATTCTTCAAAAAGCCATAGAAACTTTAAGGCTCGGAATCACCGTAACAAACTTAGAACGGAAGATAATCTACGTAAATCCAGCGGATGCAAAGATGCATGGATATTCTGTGGAAGAATTATACGGGACTGATGCAATAATTTACTCGACGAATAAAGAACGAGAAAAGGCATCTTTGGAAGAAATACAAAGATGGAATGGGATGATGCGAGAAAGTAGCAATAAACGAAAAGATGGTTCTACATTCCCGGTTCGCCTTATTTCTGAAATAATAAAAGACGAAACAGATATACCAATCGCCATTATTACTATCTGCGAAGATATTACTCACCTAAAGGAATTGGAAGAACAAATAATTAGCACAAAAAAGATGGAATATTTACGAATTCTCACTTCAGGTGTTGCACATGATTTTAATAACATCCTAACCGGTTTATTAAATGGGGTCCAAATTGCTGAAAAAAAAATATCTTCAGGGGAAGAAATCACTTCCACCATGGATTTTTTGCATGATTCAATTCTCCATGCAAAAGCAATATTTGATAACTTATTTTCATTTTCAAAAGGAAATGCGGAATTGGTAAAACAAAATGTTAATATTTCAGATTTCATTCGTAAAAATGCCGAACTGGTGTTAAAAAATTCTATAGAAAAATATACATTTAACTGCACTAAAGACAGTTATAATATTTCTGTTGATAAAGGGCAACTTGCTCAAGTTGTTCAGAATATTATTCTAAATGCTGCCCAATCAATGCCGGATGGCGGAAAAATCGAAGTAATTATTCGACAAATCAAAATTTCTCAGCATGAAAAATTAACTCCCGGAAAATATATTGAACTATCGTTTCAGGATCAGGGAGAAGGTATTTCCAAAGAAAACATCGCAAGGATTTTTACTCCCCTTTTCTCTACAAAAAAAGATGGAAACGGTTTGGGACTTGTCTTTTCAAAACTGATAATTGAAAACCATGGCGGTAATATTGAGGTAGAATCTTGCATTGGTGAGGGTACAACATTTAAAATATATCTTCCTGCTAATGAGGAAAACAAATTCGTCGTAAAAGAAGAAGTGGATTTAGACACATCCATCAAAAATCTGAAAATATTATTAGTTGAAGACGACGAGTTTCTGATAAATATTTTTTCGAGGATACTTTCCGATTACGATATTATCGTAGATTTTGCTAAAACCGGTATGAACGCTGTAAAAAAAATCAAAGAAAAATTACAAACACCAAATTCATTTGATCTTGTGGTAATTGATCTGAATTTAATGAATAGCATTAGCGGGACAGAAACTATTGAGAAAATCCGAGAAGTCGATTCTAAAGTTAAATCTGTCATAACAAGTGGTGATAAATCTAATAAAGTGATTAAAAATTTCAGTGATTATGGATTTTCAGCAGTACTTAACAAGCCCTATACTTGCGATGATATTATTAAAATAATAAACAGGCTATTTACATAG
- a CDS encoding biotin/lipoyl-containing protein: MKTYKMEINGEKFEGKVVEYDGLNIKVDINGIKYQVKMEPEFGKTEIQFKRSKKIITDPPTIEKKPDKEPGPIIGKVQAPLPGAIIDIMVKVGDKIKTGDVVLILEAMKMESEIMSDYDGTVKTVPVQKGDNVSEEQVLVEIEVAK; encoded by the coding sequence ATGAAAACGTATAAAATGGAAATCAATGGCGAAAAGTTCGAAGGTAAAGTTGTTGAATACGATGGCTTAAACATAAAGGTAGATATTAACGGCATAAAATACCAAGTGAAAATGGAGCCGGAATTCGGTAAAACCGAAATTCAATTTAAAAGATCTAAAAAAATAATAACCGATCCCCCGACAATTGAGAAAAAACCTGACAAAGAACCGGGACCTATAATTGGAAAAGTTCAAGCTCCGTTACCAGGTGCTATTATTGATATAATGGTAAAAGTTGGGGATAAAATAAAAACCGGGGATGTTGTGCTAATTCTCGAAGCTATGAAAATGGAATCTGAGATAATGTCGGATTATGATGGAACAGTGAAAACAGTACCTGTCCAAAAAGGTGATAATGTGAGTGAAGAGCAAGTTTTAGTTGAGATAGAGGTAGCAAAATAA
- a CDS encoding NFACT family protein — translation MDLLFLQLWKKEFQDEILNRGFRRARFSDGEYKLEFSNTFLHIFPHSGDSICFSSNHIEIEKQISRRKDDAIGLSEENGFTKILNTHLKKCKVTKIEMAENDRIIFLYFQKHDIFGINIEYKLIIELINRYENLIFTRKSEDNKWQIIDCHKKIGIADSRFRQILPGLEYCPPPKQKKPNIFNVNQFEFDKLVSKHFPEKWNDFIRNFSDMPKFLSEKYSDNKSAEKFWTIIENTKIMINKIYSIIRENGNEDLQEFIVFFNTSNKYLSLYESEDTYGFLDINSAFKYYYDEKLKKNYLHNLKSRILKYYRKKRKSLKKALKIQKKELEQLERIDDWKKFGELLKTQLHQIKPRQRVISVIDYFSENPSEIEIPLNPEWDAKRNMEFYFKKYKKAKSGIENLNKQISKNQEEFREIENLITYIENTDDEEYLSQLSVEKNQRSKRKVPEQKTKFRTFDFVGKKREWKIYVGRKRKENDELTTKFANSDDWFFHSRIYHGSHVIVRNPDRSESLPQNVTIYAARLAAHFSKAKHSANVPVDFTKIKYVSKPRKSPPGFVIYRNQKTIFVDPLDPRK, via the coding sequence ATGGATCTCTTATTTCTTCAATTATGGAAAAAGGAATTTCAAGATGAAATTCTCAATCGTGGTTTTCGCAGAGCTCGTTTTTCTGACGGAGAATACAAATTAGAATTTTCCAACACATTTCTGCATATTTTTCCTCATTCCGGTGATTCGATTTGTTTTTCTTCCAATCATATTGAAATAGAAAAACAAATTTCTCGCAGGAAAGACGATGCAATTGGGTTGAGTGAAGAAAATGGATTTACAAAAATTCTGAACACTCATCTAAAAAAATGTAAAGTAACAAAAATTGAAATGGCTGAAAATGATCGGATTATCTTTCTTTATTTTCAGAAACATGATATTTTCGGTATAAATATTGAATATAAACTCATCATTGAATTAATCAACAGATATGAAAATCTGATCTTTACTCGAAAATCGGAAGATAATAAATGGCAAATAATTGATTGTCACAAAAAAATCGGCATTGCGGATAGCCGTTTCAGACAAATTCTTCCCGGTTTGGAATATTGCCCTCCTCCCAAGCAAAAAAAACCAAATATTTTCAATGTAAATCAGTTCGAATTTGACAAATTAGTTAGCAAACATTTTCCGGAAAAATGGAACGATTTCATCCGGAATTTTTCTGATATGCCAAAATTTTTGAGTGAAAAATACTCAGACAACAAAAGTGCAGAAAAGTTTTGGACGATTATTGAGAACACAAAAATCATGATTAATAAAATTTATTCAATTATCAGAGAGAACGGCAATGAGGATTTGCAGGAATTTATCGTTTTCTTTAATACTTCAAATAAATATTTATCTCTTTATGAAAGTGAAGATACTTATGGTTTTTTGGATATAAACTCTGCCTTTAAATATTATTATGATGAAAAACTCAAAAAAAATTATCTGCATAATCTAAAATCAAGAATTCTCAAATATTATCGTAAAAAGAGAAAATCTTTGAAGAAGGCTTTAAAAATTCAGAAAAAAGAACTTGAGCAATTGGAGAGAATTGATGATTGGAAAAAATTCGGGGAATTATTGAAAACACAACTTCATCAAATTAAGCCGAGACAAAGGGTTATTTCTGTGATAGATTATTTTTCTGAAAATCCTTCGGAAATAGAAATTCCGCTAAATCCTGAATGGGATGCTAAGCGAAACATGGAATTTTATTTCAAGAAATACAAAAAAGCAAAAAGTGGAATCGAAAATCTTAATAAGCAAATTTCAAAAAATCAAGAGGAATTCAGAGAAATAGAAAATCTAATCACCTATATCGAAAATACTGATGACGAAGAATATTTATCGCAATTATCGGTGGAAAAAAATCAGAGATCGAAAAGAAAAGTGCCGGAGCAAAAGACAAAATTCAGAACATTCGATTTTGTGGGAAAAAAAAGAGAATGGAAAATTTATGTAGGCAGGAAACGGAAAGAAAATGATGAACTTACAACGAAATTCGCGAATTCAGATGATTGGTTCTTCCACAGCCGCATCTATCACGGTTCGCACGTAATTGTCCGAAACCCGGATAGATCGGAAAGTTTACCTCAAAATGTTACAATTTACGCTGCCCGGTTAGCAGCCCATTTTAGCAAAGCAAAGCATTCAGCAAATGTTCCGGTGGATTTTACAAAGATCAAATATGTCTCAAAACCCCGAAAAAGTCCTCCGGGATTTGTAATCTACCGTAATCAAAAGACCATTTTCGTTGACCCTCTTGACCCTCGGAAGTAA
- a CDS encoding sodium ion-translocating decarboxylase subunit beta produces MNELVKFLQITAFSHGDYTHLIMLAVGIFFITLGIVKKYEPLLLVPIGFGILIGNMPGTFGGVYDKGSVFNIIYFGVKSGLYPPLIFLGIGAMTDFSSLIANPKLVLLGAAAQFGIFATFIGAILLGFAPKAAGAIGIIGGADGPTSIFLSSHLAPELLGPIAIAAYSYMALVPLIQPPIMRLLTTDKERIIRMKNPRIVSKREKIIFPIVSFFITVSIAPRSISLLGMLFFGNLIKESGVTERLAGVSRNALIDIVTILLGIAVGASTQADVFLTKSSIKIFILGAFSFCIATAAGVLFAKLMNLFLKEKINPLIGASGVSAVPDSARVVHHEGQKYDKNNYLLMHAMAPNVAGVIGSAVAAGVLWGILK; encoded by the coding sequence ATGAATGAGTTAGTCAAATTTCTCCAAATAACTGCTTTTTCTCATGGCGATTATACTCATTTGATAATGCTCGCTGTGGGGATATTCTTTATTACTCTGGGAATTGTTAAAAAATACGAGCCGCTGTTACTCGTCCCAATCGGTTTTGGAATTTTAATAGGTAACATGCCCGGAACTTTTGGCGGTGTCTATGATAAAGGTTCTGTGTTTAACATCATCTATTTCGGAGTAAAGTCCGGACTTTATCCCCCTTTGATATTTCTCGGCATCGGTGCAATGACGGATTTTAGTTCTCTCATTGCAAATCCCAAATTAGTCCTCCTCGGGGCTGCTGCCCAATTCGGAATTTTTGCTACTTTTATCGGAGCAATTCTGCTGGGATTCGCTCCTAAAGCAGCTGGAGCAATAGGTATAATTGGCGGAGCAGACGGTCCCACTTCCATTTTTTTATCTTCCCATCTGGCACCGGAACTACTCGGACCCATCGCAATCGCAGCATATTCCTATATGGCTCTCGTCCCCCTGATCCAACCTCCAATAATGAGACTACTCACTACAGACAAGGAAAGAATAATCCGCATGAAAAATCCGCGAATTGTAAGCAAAAGAGAGAAAATTATTTTCCCGATTGTTTCTTTCTTCATAACTGTTTCGATTGCACCTCGTTCTATCTCTTTGCTTGGGATGCTCTTTTTTGGCAATTTAATTAAGGAATCGGGAGTAACCGAGCGATTGGCTGGAGTTTCACGGAATGCACTCATCGATATAGTAACTATCCTGCTCGGTATTGCCGTTGGTGCCAGCACTCAAGCAGATGTCTTTCTTACAAAAAGTTCAATAAAAATATTTATTCTCGGTGCTTTTTCATTTTGCATTGCAACCGCTGCCGGAGTATTATTTGCAAAGTTGATGAATCTGTTTCTTAAGGAAAAGATAAATCCTCTAATCGGAGCTTCCGGCGTTTCTGCTGTACCTGATTCAGCCCGCGTGGTTCATCATGAAGGGCAAAAATATGATAAGAATAACTATCTCCTTATGCACGCAATGGCACCGAATGTTGCCGGAGTTATCGGCTCGGCAGTGGCTGCCGGTGTACTTTGGGGAATTTTAAAATAA
- a CDS encoding ATP-binding protein has protein sequence MNTLFCYFKKGGFEKKIFLIFFITTIFVVLVLTAIEWQIGKYFICKYEDEKIKKYISTFMSAKIKYESESLLKINELVNNPKLKLAMRDNNFNEINQLFTQIQQKFQNEYFALYNIKKDQLSGERWNFIDKYISPIYKQISNQKSGLFLANFNHKIYSITFAPIYADTLQTNLCGFVVNSDKYGLSELGLERFQNNAFPQDIFVHTNLPRARLLAFPLQESIEKDLRFSDKLTRIFLKKLDRMILRKQSNAILRLNSEIATGVVVDYDLSNDPSVLYISNYNRDFYSFAQKSALLILLVILSITFVIISLLGNWFGKRIIKPINEINRSMKSIKDNPEKMDFVSDEYRGELGEMSQTFNSMNTSLFEHRKSLEEYKLVTENLKSGIFWLDNDLEITFCNFGLARIFSFSTPREIIGKKITEFVPFSKKMIEQAQSNKLVILNREIKIVSKESTSVVKNDLKYIVINLNPVKINEQSKLVGSITDISKEMLERKARRELELELIKSNKLATIGGRVEGVIHNINSPLNSVLGYSQLLKKKHKTDQDINKIIEAGKIISSYIKTLQKKMQNEEISTARPLNINELIEQELEFSKHNLFFKHYVETHIQYEEPLPKIEAVYSDISVCFTNILNNAIESLSGSEEKTIQIRTFQKNKSIAFEISDTGCGIEQKNLKKIFKPDFTTKKRETSSGFGLGLAICKRIADKHKGSILVESKIDKGSTFTFLIPIPDK, from the coding sequence ATGAATACATTATTCTGTTATTTTAAAAAGGGTGGATTCGAGAAAAAGATATTCTTGATTTTTTTTATCACTACAATTTTTGTAGTATTAGTTCTTACGGCTATTGAATGGCAAATTGGAAAATATTTCATCTGCAAATATGAGGATGAAAAGATTAAAAAGTATATTTCTACTTTTATGTCTGCAAAAATAAAATATGAATCTGAATCATTGCTCAAAATAAATGAACTTGTTAATAATCCCAAACTGAAGTTAGCGATGAGGGACAATAATTTCAACGAGATCAATCAATTATTTACACAAATTCAGCAAAAATTCCAAAATGAATATTTTGCTCTTTACAACATTAAAAAGGATCAATTGTCCGGAGAACGGTGGAATTTCATTGATAAGTATATCTCTCCAATCTATAAACAAATCTCAAATCAAAAATCTGGACTTTTTCTTGCAAACTTTAACCATAAAATATATTCAATAACATTTGCTCCCATTTATGCAGACACACTCCAAACGAACTTATGCGGATTTGTCGTCAATTCAGATAAATATGGATTGAGTGAATTGGGATTGGAGCGTTTTCAAAATAATGCCTTTCCACAAGATATATTCGTTCATACCAATCTACCTCGGGCACGATTGCTCGCATTTCCTTTACAAGAATCTATCGAAAAAGATCTTCGGTTTTCAGACAAATTAACACGCATATTTTTAAAAAAATTGGACAGAATGATTTTGCGAAAGCAATCCAATGCGATCCTCCGACTAAATTCAGAGATTGCCACCGGAGTTGTAGTTGACTATGATTTATCCAACGATCCCTCTGTTTTGTATATTTCAAATTATAATCGAGATTTCTATTCCTTTGCCCAAAAAAGTGCTTTGCTAATCCTCCTTGTAATTTTATCAATAACATTTGTAATAATCAGTCTTCTCGGCAACTGGTTTGGTAAACGAATTATCAAACCGATAAACGAAATAAATAGAAGCATGAAATCCATAAAGGATAATCCTGAAAAAATGGACTTTGTATCAGACGAATATCGTGGAGAACTTGGTGAAATGTCTCAAACATTTAATTCCATGAACACTTCTCTGTTTGAACACAGGAAATCCCTTGAAGAATACAAGTTGGTTACCGAGAATCTAAAATCAGGCATCTTTTGGTTGGATAATGATTTGGAAATTACTTTTTGTAATTTTGGTTTAGCCCGGATATTTTCGTTTTCAACTCCACGGGAAATTATCGGAAAAAAAATCACTGAATTTGTCCCCTTTTCCAAAAAAATGATTGAACAAGCCCAATCAAATAAACTGGTAATTCTGAACCGTGAAATAAAAATTGTTTCGAAAGAATCTACATCAGTAGTGAAAAACGATCTGAAATATATTGTTATTAATTTGAATCCTGTAAAAATAAATGAACAATCTAAACTTGTTGGAAGTATTACGGACATTTCCAAGGAAATGCTTGAGCGGAAAGCAAGACGCGAACTGGAATTGGAATTGATTAAGAGCAACAAACTTGCCACCATCGGAGGAAGAGTGGAAGGAGTTATTCATAACATTAATTCACCCTTGAATTCGGTTCTCGGTTATTCCCAATTGCTGAAAAAAAAACATAAAACCGATCAAGATATAAATAAAATCATTGAAGCTGGAAAAATCATTTCGAGTTATATAAAAACCCTTCAGAAAAAAATGCAGAATGAAGAAATATCAACAGCGCGTCCCTTGAATATCAACGAACTAATTGAGCAGGAATTGGAATTTAGCAAGCATAATCTTTTTTTTAAACATTATGTAGAAACACATATTCAATATGAAGAACCTCTGCCGAAAATCGAAGCGGTTTACAGCGACATTAGTGTTTGCTTCACAAATATTCTCAATAATGCGATAGAGTCGTTGTCTGGTTCTGAAGAAAAAACAATTCAAATTCGCACATTTCAAAAAAATAAATCAATTGCTTTCGAGATTAGTGATACAGGTTGCGGAATAGAGCAAAAAAATCTCAAAAAAATATTCAAACCAGACTTTACTACTAAAAAGCGGGAAACAAGTTCCGGTTTTGGGCTCGGATTGGCAATTTGTAAGCGCATTGCAGATAAACACAAGGGTTCTATTTTAGTGGAATCAAAAATTGATAAAGGAAGTACTTTTACTTTCTTAATCCCAATTCCAGATAAATAA
- a CDS encoding acyl-CoA carboxylase subunit beta has protein sequence MEREKQIALLKSKRAEALLGGGENRIIQQHKKNKLTARERINLVLDEDSFEEFDMFVQHNCTDFGMEKLKFLGDGVVTGCGTIDGRLVYVYAQDFTVIGGSLSKTVSEKICKIMEMAMKMGAPMIGLNDSGGARIQEGVDSLAGYADIFLKNVLASGVIPQISAIVGPCAGGAVYSPAITDFIIMDKQNSYMFVTGPKVVKTVTNEDVTTDQLGGATTHARISGVSHFITDTEYDTYSLIRNLLSYLPSNNYEEPPVLTCSDPIDRISEELNTIVPDEATKPYDAVNVVEKIVDNGNFLEVARLYAPNIIVGFARMNGHTVGIVANQPKYLAGCLDINASKKGARFVRFCDAFNIPLICFEDVPGFLPGLKQEHGGIIKEGAKILYAFAEATVPKITVITRKAYGGAYCVYNSRHVRADLVYAWPSAEIAVMGPKGAVEIIFRKNAMKSENPQEYLSEAEETYRNKFATPYQAASKGYVDDIIEPSTTRSRLIRALEMLASKKDSNPPKKHGNIPL, from the coding sequence ATGGAAAGAGAAAAACAGATTGCTCTATTAAAATCCAAAAGAGCCGAAGCCTTACTTGGTGGAGGCGAAAATAGGATAATACAGCAACATAAAAAGAACAAATTAACTGCTCGCGAAAGAATTAATCTTGTTCTTGACGAAGATAGTTTTGAAGAGTTCGATATGTTCGTTCAACACAACTGCACAGATTTTGGCATGGAAAAATTAAAATTTCTTGGTGATGGCGTAGTTACCGGTTGTGGCACAATTGATGGAAGACTGGTTTATGTTTACGCTCAAGATTTCACGGTTATTGGCGGCTCTCTCTCAAAAACCGTTTCAGAAAAAATATGCAAGATTATGGAAATGGCAATGAAGATGGGTGCTCCGATGATTGGTCTGAATGACTCGGGGGGTGCGCGTATTCAGGAGGGAGTGGATTCTTTGGCTGGATATGCGGATATTTTTCTAAAGAACGTTCTTGCTTCCGGAGTCATTCCACAAATTTCTGCAATAGTCGGTCCTTGTGCAGGTGGTGCGGTATATTCTCCCGCCATTACCGATTTTATAATTATGGATAAACAAAACAGTTATATGTTCGTTACCGGACCCAAAGTCGTTAAAACGGTTACTAATGAAGATGTAACTACAGACCAACTGGGAGGAGCTACAACGCATGCCCGAATAAGCGGAGTATCTCATTTCATCACCGATACTGAATATGATACTTATTCTTTGATCAGGAATCTTCTTTCCTATCTCCCGAGTAACAACTATGAAGAGCCCCCCGTTTTAACCTGCTCTGACCCGATTGACAGAATTTCTGAAGAATTAAATACCATCGTACCTGATGAAGCAACTAAACCCTACGATGCAGTAAATGTGGTTGAAAAAATTGTGGACAATGGTAATTTTCTGGAAGTTGCTCGGCTTTATGCTCCCAATATAATTGTTGGTTTTGCGAGGATGAATGGACATACGGTTGGTATCGTCGCAAACCAACCAAAATATCTTGCCGGATGCCTTGATATAAATGCCTCGAAAAAAGGTGCTCGATTTGTTCGATTCTGTGATGCTTTTAATATCCCTCTCATCTGTTTTGAAGATGTGCCCGGTTTTTTACCCGGACTAAAACAAGAGCATGGTGGAATAATTAAAGAAGGTGCAAAAATTCTTTACGCTTTTGCCGAAGCCACTGTTCCAAAAATTACTGTAATTACACGAAAAGCTTATGGTGGTGCATATTGCGTTTACAATTCCCGTCATGTTCGTGCTGATCTCGTATATGCCTGGCCCTCAGCAGAAATTGCCGTTATGGGTCCAAAAGGTGCTGTTGAAATAATATTCCGCAAAAATGCAATGAAATCCGAAAATCCCCAAGAATATCTTAGTGAGGCAGAAGAAACTTATCGTAATAAATTTGCAACACCTTATCAAGCAGCAAGCAAGGGATATGTTGACGATATTATAGAGCCTTCAACTACTCGTTCCAGACTGATCCGAGCTCTTGAAATGTTAGCTTCTAAAAAAGACTCAAATCCTCCAAAAAAACATGGTAATATACCTTTATAA